The following coding sequences are from one Lathyrus oleraceus cultivar Zhongwan6 unplaced genomic scaffold, CAAS_Psat_ZW6_1.0 chrUn0482, whole genome shotgun sequence window:
- the LOC127114267 gene encoding cation/H(+) antiporter 15 yields the protein MSVFAQTPKENQGEAYLFWCLALSVTGFPVLARILANLKLLYTKLGKDALTAAMLTDAYGWVMFTLLIPYSTRGGKPYLSNKYEHVAKITLVGRVDGSVYLFVHYGFSRLNLPFLLKQKNAGLMFLVMLLLCIPKVLSSVIVTFFFGMPARDGVAIGLLLNTKGIMAVILLNIAWDKRILDPYTFMVMMLAIIVMTVMVSPLINAIYKPKFRFMQSQLRTVQKLRFDVELRIVACVHNAKHANNMIHVIEATNATRLSPIHVSVAHLVQLTRHGTAILVSQMDNSNSTIGGAEATNYGSQLEFESITNAFEKLVEQYNAIRFDISSVVSSYTTIHEDIYNVAEEKRASLILLPFHKDYSTIEDAPEIIHNEHCEINKNVLQKAPCSVGIFVDRGLGSLLEIKLRIIMIFIGGPDDREALSIAWRMAGHPGTQLHVVRINLLGKAAEETKLKMEKSKSRHGMLSTVIDNVMQKELDEECIISFRHKAVNNNDSILYSEKEVHSNTGEEIPTLLNDIDKPGYDLYIVGQGSGKNSVIFSRLLEWCDHPELGVIGDILASTSFGTQSSVLIVQQYLVGRKRVMRKCHEVKTGTENL from the exons ATGAGTGTTTTCGCACAAACACCAAAAGAAAATCAAGGCGAAGCATATTTATTCTGGTGTTTAGCACTTTCTGTAACAGGTTTCCCTGTCCTTGCAAGAATCTTAGCTAATCTTAAACTTTTATATACAAAGCTTGGAAAAGATGCATTGACAGCAGCTATGTTAACCGATGCATATGGTTGGGTTATGTTTACCTTGTTGATTCCTTATTCGACTAGAGGTGGAAAGCCTTATCTCTCA AACAAGTATGAACACGTGGCGAAAATCACACTTGTTGGACGTGTTGACGGGAGTGTGTATTTGTTCGTACATTACGGATTCTCTCG ACTCAACTTGCCTTTCCTTTTGAAGCAAAAGAATGCGGGTTTAATGTTTTTGGTTATGCTTTTGTTATGCATACCTAAAGTTTTGAGCTCTGTGATTGTCACTTTCTTCTTCGGTATGCCTGCCCGAGATGGAGTTGCCATTGGATTGCTTCTCAACACCAAGGGTATCATGGCTGTCATACTACTGAATATTGCTTGGGACAAAAGG ATTTTGGATCCATATACTTTCATGGTTATGATGCTTGCTATTATAGTAATGACTGTAATGGTTTCTCCCTTGATCAATGCAATATACAAACCAAAATTCCGATTCATGCAATCGCAATTAAGGACCGTGCAAAAACTGAGGTTCGATGTGGAGCTTCGAATCGTCGCTTGTGTCCACAATGCTAAACATGCCAATAACATGATCCATGTCATTGAAGCCACAAATGCTACTAGACTTTCACCTATACATGTATCAGTAGCTCACTTAGTTCAACTCACTAGACATGGCACAGCTATTCTTGTTTCACAAATGGATAATTCAAACAGCACGATTGGTGGCGCAGAAGCAACCAACTATGGATCACAATTAGAGTTTGAGAGCATAACTAATGCATTTGAAAAACTCGTAGAACAATACAATGCGATTAGGTTTGACATATCAAGTGTTGTCTCGTCCTACACAACTATCCATGAGGACATTTACAATGTTGCCGAAGAGAAACGCGCCAGCCTAATTCTCCTTCCCTTTCACAAAGACTACTCAACAATAGAAGATGCTCCAGAAATAATCCACAATGAACATTGTGAGATAAACAAAAATGTTCTACAAAAAGCACCTTGTTCGGTAGGGATCTTTGTGGATCGCGGTTTAGGATCGTTGTTAGAAATAAAATTACGCATTATAATGATTTTCATCGGTGGACCTGACGACCGTGAAGCCTTGTCTATTGCATGGAGAATGGCGGGGCATCCAGGAACACAATTACATGTTGTGAGGATCAATCTGTTAGGTAAGGCTGCAGAAGAAACAAAACTAAAAATGGAAAAAAGCAAGTCTCGTCATGGAATGTTGTCGACGGTTATAGACAATGTGATGCAAAAAGAGTTGGATGAAGAGTGTATAATTTCCTTTAGGCACAAAGCAGTGAACAATAACGATTCAATTCTTTACTCAGAGAAGGAAGTCCATTCGAATACGGGCGAAGAGATTCCAACGCTTCTTAACGATATTGATAAACCTGGATATGATTTGTACATTGTTGGACAAGGAAGCGGTAAGAACTCGGTGATTTTTTCGAGGTTGTTGGAATGGTGCGACCATCCTGAACTTGGTGTTATAGGTGACATATTGGCTTCAACTAGCTTTGGTACGCAATCTTCTGTGCTTATTGTGCAACAATATTTGGTTGGAAGAAAACGCGTTATGAGAAAATGTCATGAAGTGAAAACTGGTACTGAAAATTTGTAA